Genomic window (Lycium barbarum isolate Lr01 chromosome 2, ASM1917538v2, whole genome shotgun sequence):
aacaagtgaaaatcgaacatccaAAGCCAGAAGGGTTATTGCAAATAatggagattccaacttggaaatgggaagagattaacatggatttcattgtagggttacctttTTCCcaaagcaagtatgattccatatgggtgatcgtggacagactcacgaaatcagttcattttcttccagtcagaaccacatattcggcagaagattatgcaaggttgtatcttaaagagattgtgagATTGTGAAATTCATGGTGTCTCGTTATCTATTGTCACAGATAGAGGAGCTCAATTTACATCCAAATTTtgaaagtctttccaagaaggtttgggtactcaagtgaggctTAGCACAACGTTCcacccgcaaactgatgggcaggctgaacgcactattcagaccttggaagatatgttaccggcatgtgtgctagattttggtggtagttgggatgatcacttacctctcattgagttcgcatacaacaacaactatcattctagtatttagatggccccgtatgaagctctatatggaagaaagtgtagatccccaattaggtggtttgaagtcggggagacacaattaataggtcctaAATTTATTCAACAagtagtggaaaaggtcaaggttatccgagaccgactattgacagcccaaagtggccagaaatcctatgcagacaaccgtcggcgagacttataGTTCTAggctgatgattgggtattcttaaaggcatcaccgatgaaaggcgtgatgagatttggtaagaagggaaagttaagtcctcgatacattggaccttataaaattttccgcaaggtgggtcaagtggCATATGAAATTGACTTGCCTTTAGAACtcgaatcggtccatccagtttttcatgtatcgatgttTCGTAAGTGTGTCGaagatcctactagaatcgtgccggtagatgatgttcaagtaacgGAAAGGctgacttatgaggaggtacccacTGCCACACTAGATAGGCCAGTACggaaacataaaaataaaaaggtagcctcagttaaggtcttgtggcggaacaataattgagaggaaatgacttgagaAGCAAAACAAaacatgaaatccaagtacccgctcTTGTTTCAACCCTCGGAAGAGAtacaagatgagacatcaatattGTGAGGTATGTAttctttcttcttatgcttttggtcgtgtgtggccataatttcttgttattgtgttgtggccctgtgaggcaatgttattatagGCTATTGTGACAagatagtagtgccatattacaggggaaactctggcgaaatttctgtagaattcctgAGAACTTATCAtccgaggatgaatgtttttaaagatgggaaaaatgttacacctctcgttttatAGCAAGGAGACTTTGGCTCATTGGTGGTGTATACCTTCAGTCCGGTAATCCGCACCAGAGTTCtgggacatgagatattttaccttgtatgtacaggagtataagtatgtAGTCTTGACATTatgagggaattagaagtgaaacaaatcaaattagagcaaaacggagcagttcaaaaaactgctgaaaccagtcagcatcgacggcccaagggacggaccgtcgacacgtcgacgagccgtcatcTAGCACTGTCGACGAGGTTCTGCAATCAGACATTTCAGGCGGTAGTTCGACGgaacatgtcgacggaccgtcgacatgtcaacGATTGTTGACCCTGCTCATGGACCCGCGGATCTGGAATATTCCAGtcccagctataaatagacgagttggACTCTAAAATTTCAGATTTTATTTCACtccaagtcttgaaggttctagaaaaattcCTATCATTATATTATCATATACCCAAGGGAAATTAAGGAGTAATCACCATGAATTAGTAGAATCTAGTGTCagaatgctcactagggtttgttgAGATCAAGACACCCTTTTTTGATAAAGTAGGATTTTCTCCAAGTGGTGTATTCTCATCTAAAgttcattcctacatcatcaaaggtgagttttatgtttatgtCATGTTATTAGAAGTATTAAGAGGTTAAAAGACTTTGATCATGGAAGGGAAGATAATATGGAGTACAAACATGAAATTAGTAATAttcttgaattatagttcttgatatgtgATGAGTATAACCTTGCtatgaatagaattaaagatGCTATAGAGGCCTTGTATGAAGGTGGATACGGTATGGTGCCATAGCTACAGTTATGAAGGGTTTTTGATAGAGAATGTTgtggatttaataatgtctagttTGACGAAGCTATTGATTAAGTATTGTGGGTGTTAATGATGTCGGGAGTTGCTTATTACGTAGAGGAAGTCAacaaaataaaggagatgttacctAATTTTTGTTAGCTTTAGCTCAAGCCTAAGTATGTCTttattatctaatcttagtacgaatccCCTTGAAGGTAAAATCGCAAGCTTGAGAGGCACGCAATTAGGCGATACagttgaagagatacaaaggtatgtgaggctagtcccttcttttctaaggcatgactcctatgacatgacttcctttattgtTCCATGACCTCCTTACAGGCCGGAAAATATGAGtcgatgtttataaagagcttcctatgagataaagataaaagATATGTCACGAGTAtcataacgataatgatgagtctaagtctagagattcaaaagcttatgatatgatatttccatgaagctaatgatccctatacgattctttgatatattcattgttgttgaacccaccttataatgttaaATCCTTCAAGGCAAggtatgatgatcatgattactccataatgtaaatcgggagttctcgaccttacgtcaccccgatagagttatagttgtcttaagttcttatgcatgctttatgagatgtatgtgatgatacgattccaccatgcctagatggccggacatgtcaccgcgaaggcgagctgcatacgattccaccgtgcctagatggccggacatgccACCGCTAATGTGGGCTACCTATGACTACATCGTGCCTAGAGGgacggacatgacaccgctagtgggcggcgtatgatggtcaCCCGgccgcgggttaacgatgatggtacatatgatatgcatacatgtgttttcctttaaacatctgtaggagcttatcagcagattcacaggagcactccattattccggaggtgctacttgtgatcatattcttttgtgtgtatatatattgggcacgacggggtcctgtcccgtccttatgtctagtactctagtagaggctcgtagatacgtacgtgtgggttgtTGATGTTCCACGATGATCACATTGTACTTTTGTATAGCATTTTTGTAGCTGCGAGGGCTTATGCATATACTGTCACgatccaaccagagggccatgatgtgcacccggtgctagcccacccgggtacctcttatcgtactctcataatcacatctaggtgagccacatggcttacttataatttatatgcatcaatagtgctaatctcgttgggaaacaacacctttatatcatcatcaataataatgcccatatccatatacacaagtcgacgaggctatcaaaatgatatacaaaatatgagccgacaaggctaaggacatctaatcatatacaactgtctacgagcctctaataaaAGTAGATTATGTCACATaacataggcgggacaggaccccgccatgcccataggtatgtacacaaaagaataataccaaaagttatagCACCGGattaaatggagctcctctatgcagtccctgaataagatatctacggatcaagcctgtctccctgtccacttgCGAGCATGACGCcgtgtccacaaataaaaggacgtcagtatgaataatgtactgagtatgtaaagcataatcaacatcataataggagcataagagacatcataagaaatagcataagatgggagaattgggagatagtagccatcatcgtaattacttacttgtctttcatagggaccttccatttctaatgcgtgctcatgtacatacatatatacatatacaaatatccatatccgtattcatattcgtatatgtattcatatacatatttatatccaTATTTGTACCCGTActcatatacatattcgcatccatagcatacccgaccatgaaggtttggtggtttcacatacccggccatgacaatgCTCGGTGTCGTAcatacccggccctaccaaggcttagtgttatcggtacccaactgcagtagtgtgcgcgcaataggtatcatacccaaccatataagctcagtgttacataatagtcatacatacttaaatatgtatacgtaggagttcatgagtatcatcgtcatcattaacatcatcattttcgttatatctatccttagaggatcaactatcatataaaagaggcaatagaatcaTGAACGTATCGGGAATCGTAaactttggtaatcttagagatagagttaattggaagacattatggaactcatgaaaagatacatatagcaagggaaccatgccttaatgaaagaagagttagacttacatacctctttgtctcttTAATTATTTAACGTTCCctgttgaagcttgaataatctacatttagaaggattcataacatggttaagccttaatgatactcgtaaattcaaactagaataattcatgacccaatgaaaattgggcagcatttcccctatttcgtcaactttcaccatatcacaaaacaactcccaacaaccacaataatatccacaatatcataatcaagtattcacattcgatttagaCTTCAAAATttatccttgtgttcaacttataccaacaactacACACCCATTTAAGCACATTTctgtacaatgcttcctcatcactattactaccttccataacaatattatatccatattatactaagaatcataactcaagttatcttactactcaaaaacatcataaaaattacatttagaactcatcttctactttctccttccacccaagttattcaacaactaaacattcttgataataagtaataagcatgaaaactaaccttttatctaaTAAGAATAAGTTTTgtagcaagctatcaacttatatgaaagccctagcttcaatatccaaagaattcttggagtctaCTAACCCTAACAAGACTTGTAACACAAGGgtctcttgattcttgcctcttgatatttaatctcccttggattttggcttggattagtttatggagttgaagagagggtttttggagagcttttggatctgatttggtaaaataaaatttccaaatgaagtggagtgaaatatataaaatgaaacttaaaatcccgtcgggcaattctgcgcccattttgacgggccgtcaaaattcctacggaccgtcaaaatgattcgtagaactgcccagtcaaatatggttcactgtaaCCATTTTACGCGGGGCTGGTGCAGTTTGACAGGctgcagaattttctgcggggcatcaaaattcctgcgggccgtcaaatggttcGCAGAAATCTTCTACTCAGACAGTCTGTCttgaaacacccataactttttactccgatgtcacattgacgaacggtttcttgcgttggaaactagactcaatgaacttcaatttggataaaagaaacacaccaacactcctcatattctaggagatatacctcccccaatctggaccaaaatcctgtccggaaatattgccaagttttaccaaagatcccacaaactccattcctttattacttgttcttaaatccttccatagctcatttaaTGGGcataaacccccataaccataatatgggaacatgtaatctcatacaTCCTAAGTTAACTcccgtttccacgattaggacaactaacgcctaacgaatctcaatggacgaaactacgaggtgcaACATATAGATACAGGTTGTTTTGGAGATTATAAATATgttcaggatgagtatgatgattagcctaaTGAGAGGTgatcggtagtcagctccgagtacgcgtcatggcccctagtcgggtcgagACAATAGCCCTCCGACCCCTCCGAGAGTGTCAAAATTggtgctgaagtcaatctgttcttcaactcctgaaaactgtgctcacatgcatcggtccattggaacttagctgatttctgagtcaacttcatcagtggtgcagaaagggaagaaaaaccctctacgaatcttctgtaataacctgccaagtccagaaaactacgaacctccatgggtgttgtgggtcttggccaagtcttcacggcttcaatcttttgCGTATCCACCCTGATACCTTTATCTGAAATAATAtaccccagaaaagtcacagagttcaaccagaacccACATTTAGAGATCTTTTCATAGAGCTGCCGAGTTTGATGAACTTTAAGGATAACACAtcaatgatctgcatgctccacttctgatcgagagtatactagaatatcattaataaacacaataacgaatagacctaggaagggtctgaatacactgttcatcaaatccataaataccaccagtgcattagtcaacccaaatgacattatgcgaaactcaaagtgaccatatctggttctgaaagccgccttcggaatgtctttctctctaaccctcacctggtgataccctgatctcaaatctatcttcgagaagcatttaacaccctgcaactgatcaaataaatcatcaatcctcggaagtggatacttattctttattgtcactttattcaactacctgtaatcaatacacatttgcaaggagccatctttctttattacaaacaacacaggcgctccccatggcgatgtactaggcctaataaagcctttctcaagcaagtccatcaactgctccttcaattctctcaactcagcaAGCGCCGTCCTATAAAGAGAAATAAATTTTTACTAAGCATATGGTAATATGTTGATagaaaagtcaatctcccgccCTGGTGGAAttcctggaagctcgtccggaaatacgtatggaaactcattaaccactggaacaAACTAAAGAGTCGATGTCTTTACCTCTGCATCCCGAACCTGGACtatatgataaatacaacctttggcaatcatcttccttgccttgcgataggaaataaacctacctcttagtgatgctgtattacccttccactccacgattggctctcccggaaactgaaatcgaaccatcttcgttatacaatcgacattagcataacaagaggccaacacATCCATACCCATGATGACATCAAAGtatatcatatctaactcaatcaaatctaccATAGTATGACAATCATAgactataactacacaatctctgtATACCCATCTAGCTATCACTTGAttaccaacgggtgtagacacctcaaaaggtttaatcgactcgggtttcaccccaaactgaccagcaataaaaggagtaacatacgacaacgtagaacctggatctatcaacgcatatacatcatgggaacaTACTGATAAtttacctgtaacaacattaggcgaagactcaagatcctgtcgactAGCCCATATATAAATGtagttctgaggaccgctcgagctagacGCTCCCCTTCTTCCTCTACCACAGATTGCTGATGTCTGAGAGACTTGCCCCGAAGGGCGTACAGATAATGACGAACTAGTTGTTGATCCAGTGAGCTGAACTGTACCTTTACCACCTTTTGATGggcactcacgcataatatgacCTGGCTGACCgtaagcataacaaacatctgagcccaaACGGCACTGCCCAGCATGTAACTTAGCATACTTGCATCGTGGTAAAGGTgtcctcatctggcctgactcatCTCTATACCGAGAACCTAAGGCTCTGGAATgctgacctggtcctgaataagtagaTCAATCAAATCTCTGACCTGTGAACTGCGGAGGCGCACTAGCCACTGAATGGGTTGAATTCCTAGgatactgctgcctctgaccgCCTTTGAACACACATATAGAAACTGAAGATATGGCTctcttactatgacccctatcaTTCTCACGCTCGGCCCTCCCCTGCTGCCTACACTCTTCATGGTTCTGAGCGTATGCCTGGATGCGGAAAATATCCATACCTGTCTGAAGCGAGGCCTTCATGCGATCATTAATCAAATTCAATCCCGAACTGCTCACGAATCGGTGAACCTGATCCTCCATCTCAGTTACAAcagctggagcatatctagccaaaaaATTAAAGCGAAGGTTGTACTCCAAAACACTCATGctcccctgtctaaggttcaggaacctatTAGCTCTGGCCCATCGAATCTCTGGCTATAAATAATACCGAAGGAAGGCATCTATAAACTCCTGCCACATGGGTGGGGTTGCATTAATTCCTTAGGATGACACCCAGGTCTCATACCAATGAACAACAACATCCCATAGTCTTTAGGAAGCCAATTCTACTAACTCAATGTCTGAAGTATGCATCACTcgcaacgtcctcaacatccTGTTTATAAAATAATGTAGGTCCTTATCTTGTTTCGATCCCAAGAATTCTAGAGgctctaaattaataaaatctcaaCCCCTGGCACTAACAGACCTATCACCATAACATGTACCCTGATGATGGACCTGAGCGGCTACTATTTTAGTCAATAACCGAATAACCTTTCGCATCTCCTAACCTGAGGCATCCTGCGGAGGAACCGGAGATGCTGGAGCTGGAGTTAGAGCTCCACTATGCTCCTCTGGATCGGGCGGAGAATGAGAGGTCAGCGATAGAACCACATTTTGGGACTCTCCCTCCTCAGCATTTACAGGTGGTAGCCGACCAGTTCTCCTGCCAGCCACTGACTTTCCCTTCTAGGCTGCTGAATCTTTTCTCATCACGGGCATTactaaaatcataacacatagTTAGGAAATGGGAATCctcataacatggctctatcgcacgatttagaacaagaaagaaggtcaatgataagaaatgatatgttttgatgacatgacaaaccctaaggaacTAGAAACAATTAGGTTCACCAGTCTGAACTTggttaaccttatgatatctcatatgatGCTATTCTAACATGCTCCTTGAAGGATCAGATGCATGCAGGATTTGCTCGTATATGAGAGACCAGATATGTTGATTCAAAAGGACCAGATAGGATCAGGTCTCTAGCTCAGCCAACGGCGCAGCTGTAGAGCTACTGATAGTGTAGCCAGTACTTACAACTTGTTCGAAGAGTAGATGAGGGACCAGGTTAATCCAGATAAAGGTCCTGGTCACTGAAGCTTTAAAAGTCCAAATCCATAGCTGTAAACTGTGTTGCTAAAAAGTACAATACAGCTGTACAACAGCACCTCAGCAAGGCTGTTACATCTAAAAAAAATTGTGTCGTTcgcgtcgtaagtaaactaacaaaagctcggagaggtcatggaacccttataaggttaaagaATACTTTTAGTAAGTGCTAAGCAAATGTCTAAAGGTTTCAGGATCAAGTGAAAtgaaggaattaagtttgtcaaaattttggaaaaacttggcagaattccaGGCAGAATTTTTTGTCCAAATTGAGGGAGTtttatctcctagaatatgacgagttatggaatgcataacatatgttaattgaagttcattgagtctagtttcaatgcaacaaaccgttcgtcgatacaacatcggagtagaaagttatggacgttccAAGAAAGGCTGTCAGAAGCTTCTTCGCGAACGCGAAGGGCAATTATTGAGTCAGGGAAACCGACCTTCTACCCTATAAATACCAATTACCACTCATTTTTACTTCATTCTTACACCCAAAAAGGTCTAGAAACTTCAGGGATCACTCTCAACATTCCATATTATTAAAACTAAGAAATCATAAGGTGGTTATGTAATCTAGGTTCGGGAAGGCCGTGACAACATCGTATTATCGTGATTATTGCGAAGCAAGGTGAAAGATGGCGGGATCTTGGGTTTGAAGCCATCAAGGATCAATTTGAAGTTAATAATGTAAGATCCTTCCTCTATAACTATGGAATTGAGTTAATCCGAAGTTATATCCGCTAGATTATCGTGTAATACGTCAAATTGAATGAAAGGTGAAACAAGTCTTGTATGAAATACCATATTAAAGTAATAAGAGtgttgattatatgtgattgttGTATATGTTTAATTGAGTtatttttggaggattttaatggtttaaagtgaaggaaaacatagtataaaggtcgtagtttgatatgttgatgttgttggcttatggactgattttcgaaCGACGTTTTGAATGGATTTGTATATGGTTTTCATGTAGCATCTTGATTAcgttattgttgatattgttagtgatgtttgggagttgttttggaatttggaggaagtagatgatataggggaaatgctgcccgaattctcGTAACGCGAATTATCCTTCGATATACAACTCATCTAAATTGATGAATGAACATAATGGAATATGATTAAGGATATATTTTTCAATATAGGTTTGGGTGAAGGGAAAACATCGGAATAAAGGATTCTCTTGAGTGGCAGCttgacgaataaggtatgtaaggtgtttgttTCCCTCGTTCTTAGGCACTAATCCAACTAGAATatgaacatgagcgttccataaccattcactccattcctatgctcTAATGCCTTTATTATTTGATTTATTCTTgaaatattatcatgtttatcatcattaGGTTATTTTCGTGGATTCGATAAGAATTCCATAATTtattcggaggttaccaaccttacgtcacttcgagaGGCCCAATGTCAGTTCATTGATtcctcatgcattatatatatatatatatatatatatatatatatatatatatatatatatatatatatatatatatattgctctATTTTTCTATACCGTGCCGCACTATAGTCAGCCTGGCAGGCGCatagatgcgcacaccactgcagtgggcaggttatgatgaTACCTCGAACGCGGGATGATGATAATATGGTGATGATGATAtactgtgtgtatatatatatatgatttttaaactcatgcattgcatgTTGTACGTCCTCAGATGGCTCAGGTTATTTCTATCCTTttatatttatgtcttacttatgATGTTGTTTCCTGCCTTACATCCTCaatacttttatccgtactgacttccTATTGCATGGGACACTGCATTTCGTGCGGCAGGTCCTGACAGACAGAGCGGAGGACCTCTTCAGTAAGATTGACAGCTCGGTGACGTCAGCAAGTACCATTCCTCTGGAGTTGCTTATTTTGGTACATGCTATGTTAACATGTTATGCATATGTATCTTTTGGATATGATAAGTCCATGTCCCATccagtatatcatgtatatgtactcttagaggctcatagatacattGGGGTATATAGATTTTATGTCTGGCCTCGTGGCCCTGTTTTGGTTTTGATATTCtcttgatagccttgccggctttatgacacTCATGATGTTGCAGCGGCCTTATCGGCTcgcctatgtatatatatatatatatatatatatatatatatatatatatatatatatatatgtagttattGCATATTTCTGTATTTGGGACTTTTTTGCGTGCAGGTGTCCCTCGAGTTATATTATATGATAATCACGGCATATGTTATGCCTGTGGTATCCGACCTACAGGTTGGTGCCTATCATGCTCCTCGATGGGgtgtgacaaaattggtatcacagcaggtcagtcctagggatgtct
Coding sequences:
- the LOC132628592 gene encoding uncharacterized protein LOC132628592, coding for MSVLEYNLRFNFLARYAPAVVTEMEDQVHRFVSSSGLNLINDRMKASLQTGMDIFRIQAYAQNHEECRQQGRAERENDRGHSKRAISSVSICVFKGGQRQQYPRNSTHSVASAPPQFTGPGQHSRALGSRYRDESGQMRTPLPRCKYAKLHAGQCRLGSDVCYAYGQPGHIMRECPSKGGKGTVQLTGSTTSSSLSVRPSGQVSQTSAICGRGRRGASSSSGPQNYIYIWASRQDLESSPNVVTGRRLLS